In Sphingomonas phyllosphaerae, one DNA window encodes the following:
- a CDS encoding PAS domain S-box protein, translating into MDRAVDRAGARKLLSCLTDEQLRIVDADEGYGAALGYKRDALIGRDVLEFTHPDDRDVNRELADTLIADGTPFSITKRYIGADGRHIWVTNHISLFHAGPMRRMMATVELIDGPPMEDEKRLLRVAAQRILAKRRLRTRFFEDEMFGEPAFDLLLDLFAQELAGRDTYTTSAAIASGAPLTTALRQIAMLVERGLVARDPDPTDRRRVRLRMTDPGAVRMRDYLLAAENL; encoded by the coding sequence ATGGATCGGGCCGTCGACCGGGCGGGGGCGCGGAAGCTTTTAAGCTGTCTGACCGACGAGCAACTGCGTATAGTCGATGCGGACGAAGGCTATGGCGCGGCGCTCGGCTACAAGCGAGACGCGCTGATCGGGCGTGACGTTCTTGAGTTTACCCATCCCGACGATCGCGACGTCAATCGCGAACTGGCCGATACGTTGATCGCCGACGGTACGCCGTTCTCGATCACCAAGCGCTATATCGGCGCAGACGGACGCCACATCTGGGTCACCAATCATATCAGTCTTTTCCACGCCGGTCCGATGCGCCGGATGATGGCGACGGTGGAATTGATCGACGGGCCGCCGATGGAGGACGAGAAGCGGCTATTGCGCGTCGCCGCCCAGCGCATCCTCGCCAAGCGACGCCTGCGCACGCGATTTTTCGAGGACGAGATGTTCGGCGAGCCAGCGTTCGACCTGCTGCTCGACCTGTTCGCGCAGGAGCTGGCTGGGCGCGACACCTATACGACCAGCGCTGCGATCGCTTCCGGCGCCCCGCTTACCACCGCGCTGCGTCAGATCGCGATGCTGGTCGAGCGGGGTTTGGTCGCGCGTGATCCCGATCCCACCGACCGGCGCCGGGTGCGTCTGCGCATGACCGATCCCGGCGCGGTGCGCATGCGCGACTATCTGCTCGCCGCCGAGAACCTGTAG
- a CDS encoding phosphoheptose isomerase — protein sequence MPATLLATKRVEKPWGRHHLYPGFPDPAPDAEPIGEIWFQSPHPEEPELLIKYLFTSEKLSVQDHPSDEEAQKRGLPRGKDECWTILAAEPDSTIAIGPLAPMTKDELRASAEDGSLEHKLDWKPVKAGDFYYSHSGLIHAIGAGLTVIEVQQNSDTTYRLFDYGRPRELHLDDGVAVADLNPYVAPPQPGEVAPGRKILVEGPKFVLERWTGGKRDIALPEGKTGWLVPIRGEGVVAGVPWKAGECVMVTGREQLHASEDADLLFAYPGDERL from the coding sequence ATGCCCGCGACCCTGCTCGCCACCAAGCGCGTCGAAAAGCCGTGGGGGCGGCACCATCTCTACCCGGGCTTTCCCGATCCGGCACCCGACGCTGAGCCGATCGGCGAAATCTGGTTCCAGTCGCCGCATCCGGAAGAGCCCGAGCTGCTCATCAAATATCTGTTCACGAGCGAGAAGCTGTCGGTGCAGGACCATCCGTCCGACGAGGAGGCACAGAAGCGGGGGCTGCCACGCGGCAAGGACGAATGTTGGACGATCCTCGCTGCCGAACCCGACTCGACGATCGCCATCGGCCCGCTCGCCCCGATGACCAAGGACGAACTCCGCGCGTCCGCCGAGGACGGAAGTCTGGAGCACAAGCTCGACTGGAAGCCGGTGAAGGCCGGCGACTTCTATTACTCGCATTCCGGGTTGATTCACGCGATCGGTGCCGGCCTGACGGTGATCGAGGTCCAGCAGAATTCGGACACCACGTACCGCCTGTTCGACTATGGCCGGCCCCGCGAGCTTCATCTGGATGACGGTGTGGCGGTTGCCGATCTCAACCCTTATGTGGCTCCGCCGCAGCCGGGTGAGGTGGCGCCAGGCCGCAAGATCCTGGTCGAAGGGCCGAAATTTGTGCTCGAGCGCTGGACGGGTGGCAAGCGCGACATCGCGCTGCCGGAAGGCAAGACCGGCTGGCTGGTCCCGATCCGCGGCGAGGGCGTCGTCGCTGGCGTTCCGTGGAAAGCTGGCGAGTGCGTGATGGTGACCGGGCGTGAGCAACTCCACGCATCGGAAGACGCCGACCTGCTGTTCGCCTATCCGGGTGATGAGCGGCTCTGA
- the bamD gene encoding outer membrane protein assembly factor BamD translates to MRTLTLRPLPNRSLAIGVVAALAVSLAGCSGGARNRADLPYVARDVGTLYSAAKQRLDQGRYKEAAALFDEVERQHPYSVWARRAQLMGAFSYYLSGDYTQAIQGAQRFLSVHPGNRDAPYAYYLIAMSYYEQISDVTRDQKITQQSLDSLGELMRRYPTSRYAADARLKQDLVRDHLAGKEMEIGRFYERRRQWLAATLRFRRVVDQYQTTTHTPEALMRLTEGYLALGVRNEAEKAAAVLGANYPGTDWYGRAYKMMKENPPATIAPLAPGQPVVATPVRTAVPGEATGAAPKADAPLPSTPATTGGDAQSGVPAPGVGSPSPATNPTGG, encoded by the coding sequence ATGCGTACCCTCACCCTTCGCCCGCTCCCCAACCGTTCGCTCGCGATCGGCGTTGTCGCTGCCCTGGCCGTGTCGCTTGCCGGTTGCTCGGGCGGCGCGCGCAACCGCGCGGACCTGCCCTATGTCGCGCGCGACGTCGGCACGCTCTACTCCGCTGCCAAGCAGCGCCTCGATCAAGGCCGCTACAAGGAAGCCGCCGCGCTGTTCGACGAGGTCGAGCGCCAGCACCCTTATTCGGTATGGGCGCGTCGCGCACAGTTGATGGGCGCGTTCAGCTATTATCTCAGCGGCGATTACACGCAGGCGATTCAGGGCGCGCAGCGCTTCCTGTCCGTCCACCCCGGCAATCGCGATGCGCCCTATGCTTATTACCTCATCGCGATGAGCTATTATGAGCAGATCAGCGACGTCACCCGCGACCAGAAGATCACGCAACAGTCGCTCGATTCGCTCGGCGAGCTGATGCGCCGCTATCCGACCTCGCGCTACGCCGCCGATGCGCGGTTGAAGCAGGATCTGGTCCGCGATCACCTCGCGGGCAAGGAGATGGAGATCGGGCGCTTCTACGAGCGTCGTCGTCAATGGCTCGCCGCGACGCTGCGCTTCCGCCGCGTCGTCGATCAGTATCAGACCACGACGCACACGCCGGAAGCGCTGATGCGACTGACCGAAGGCTATCTTGCGCTCGGCGTCCGCAACGAGGCGGAAAAGGCGGCGGCAGTACTGGGCGCCAATTATCCCGGCACCGATTGGTATGGCCGCGCCTACAAGATGATGAAGGAAAACCCGCCGGCGACGATCGCGCCGCTGGCGCCGGGACAGCCGGTCGTCGCGACCCCGGTGCGCACCGCGGTTCCGGGGGAGGCGACGGGCGCTGCGCCCAAGGCCGATGCGCCGCTTCCCTCGACGCCGGCGACGACCGGCGGCGACGCACAGTCGGGCGTTCCGGCCCCGGGCGTCGGCTCGCCATCGCCCGCGACCAATCCGACCGGCGGTTGA
- the recN gene encoding DNA repair protein RecN codes for MLTALAIRDVVLIEALELEFGPGLGVLTGETGAGKSILLDALGLALGRRGESTLVRAGATQAVVTATFDTPLAVAALLADNGLEIDPGEPLIIRRLVKADGGSRAFVNDQPASAALLREIGPMLVEIHGQHDDRGLLAAAGHRALLDSYAGQGVRDVASAYATWREARVALAEAREGIAAAQADRDWLEHAVAELESLAAEPGEEDALAERRRAMQRAEKSAGELDAVTEHLEGSAGALSHLRQAARVLERIAEDHPALGEALAAIDRALIEAGVAEEKLRDAALAMLYDPRQLEEDEARLFELRAMARKHRVQPDALAALATDLRDRLVRLDAGEQGLADLEQAVARSRAAYDRAAEQLTAIRTDAAARLDAAVAGELAPLKLDAARFRTVVVPLPESEWSASGRDRVEFEIATNPGAPFGPLAKIASGGELSRFILALKVALAEQGGAATMIFDEIDRGVGGAVASAIGERLGRLAQATQLLVVTHSPQVAARGATHLLIAKASDGTVTRTGVRPLDAEGRREEIARMLSGATVTAEARAQAERLLETA; via the coding sequence ATGCTGACCGCGCTTGCCATTCGTGACGTCGTGCTGATCGAGGCACTGGAGCTGGAGTTCGGCCCCGGCCTCGGCGTGCTGACCGGTGAGACCGGCGCGGGCAAGTCGATCCTGCTCGACGCACTGGGTCTCGCGCTCGGCCGCCGCGGCGAGAGCACGCTGGTGCGCGCCGGCGCGACGCAGGCGGTGGTAACCGCCACCTTCGACACGCCGCTCGCGGTCGCCGCGCTGCTCGCCGACAACGGGCTGGAGATCGATCCCGGCGAACCGCTCATCATCCGCCGGCTGGTCAAGGCCGACGGGGGCAGCCGCGCGTTCGTCAACGACCAGCCCGCCTCTGCCGCACTGCTGCGCGAGATCGGGCCGATGCTGGTCGAGATCCACGGTCAGCATGACGATCGCGGGCTGCTGGCCGCGGCCGGGCACCGCGCGTTGCTCGACAGCTACGCCGGCCAGGGCGTGCGCGACGTCGCCAGCGCCTATGCAACCTGGCGCGAGGCGCGGGTCGCGCTTGCCGAGGCGCGTGAGGGGATCGCGGCGGCGCAGGCCGATCGCGACTGGCTGGAACATGCCGTCGCGGAACTGGAGTCGCTCGCCGCCGAGCCCGGCGAGGAGGACGCACTTGCCGAGCGCCGCCGCGCGATGCAGCGCGCCGAAAAGAGCGCGGGCGAGTTGGATGCGGTCACCGAACATCTGGAGGGCAGCGCCGGGGCGCTGAGCCATTTGCGGCAGGCCGCGCGGGTGCTGGAACGGATTGCCGAGGACCATCCCGCGCTCGGCGAAGCGTTGGCGGCGATCGATCGCGCGCTGATCGAGGCTGGCGTTGCCGAGGAAAAGCTGCGCGACGCCGCGCTCGCGATGCTCTACGATCCGCGGCAGCTCGAAGAGGACGAGGCGCGGCTATTCGAGTTGCGCGCGATGGCGCGAAAGCATCGCGTCCAGCCCGATGCGCTGGCCGCGCTCGCCACCGATCTGCGCGACCGGCTGGTACGGCTCGATGCCGGCGAGCAGGGCTTGGCCGATCTGGAGCAAGCCGTCGCCAGATCGCGCGCCGCTTATGATCGCGCCGCCGAGCAACTGACCGCGATCCGCACCGACGCCGCCGCGCGTCTCGACGCGGCGGTCGCGGGCGAGTTGGCACCGCTCAAGCTGGACGCGGCCCGCTTCCGGACGGTCGTCGTGCCGTTGCCCGAAAGCGAGTGGTCGGCATCAGGACGCGACCGTGTCGAGTTCGAGATCGCCACCAACCCGGGCGCCCCGTTCGGTCCGCTGGCCAAGATCGCGTCGGGCGGCGAATTGTCGCGCTTCATCCTCGCGCTCAAGGTCGCACTCGCCGAACAGGGCGGGGCGGCGACGATGATCTTCGACGAGATCGACCGCGGCGTCGGCGGCGCGGTGGCAAGCGCGATCGGCGAGCGGCTCGGACGACTGGCGCAGGCGACCCAGCTGCTGGTCGTGACGCACAGCCCGCAGGTCGCCGCGCGCGGCGCGACGCACCTGCTGATCGCCAAGGCCAGCGACGGCACGGTAACCCGCACCGGCGTGCGCCCGCTCGATGCGGAAGGCCGCCGCGAGGAAATCGCGCGAATGCTGTCGGGCGCGACCGTCACCGCAGAGGCGCGCGCACAGGCGGAGCGATTGCTGGAGACGGCTTGA
- a CDS encoding MFS transporter, which yields MKTRERATLRYVAFIVFVDMAGVGLVTPGMPQLIRDLAQVDIGRAAQIGGYMFVAFAAMQFLFSPIIGSLSDRFGRRPILLVTLASFAIDYGVMAATSSLTLLVIGRMISGVTGATWAAANSCIADVVPPSERSAAFGAVGGAGAAGLVFGPAIGGLAGEYGLRLPFVLAALFAAVGVVIGFYSFAETLPETARRPFSLSRANPIGSLIAMRTSRFIRHAIIVLFLIQFALQAQIAVWPYYGAASFGWTPLTTGLTTALYGILMVIVRALLTRRAVSRFGAGTTARIGTVFAIPSYIILGLARNTETVVLAILIGSLAGMTYPALQTLMTAKTRLDEQGELQGIMASSNAITAILGPALMTSLFERCVDPHGVYLPGAPFLFGAVLLMIATALTWQLTAFDDVKARSE from the coding sequence ATGAAGACGCGCGAGCGCGCGACCTTGCGGTACGTCGCTTTTATCGTTTTCGTCGATATGGCTGGCGTCGGTCTTGTCACGCCGGGTATGCCGCAACTCATTCGCGATCTGGCCCAAGTAGATATCGGGCGTGCCGCGCAGATCGGCGGCTATATGTTCGTCGCTTTTGCGGCCATGCAATTTCTGTTCTCTCCGATCATCGGCAGCCTCAGTGATCGGTTCGGACGACGGCCAATTCTACTCGTGACGCTTGCCTCGTTCGCGATCGACTACGGTGTGATGGCGGCGACATCGTCGCTGACCTTGCTTGTTATTGGACGGATGATTTCTGGCGTTACCGGCGCAACGTGGGCCGCAGCCAATTCATGCATTGCGGATGTGGTGCCGCCTTCAGAACGGAGCGCGGCGTTCGGGGCAGTGGGCGGCGCGGGTGCGGCGGGGCTTGTTTTTGGGCCTGCGATCGGTGGCCTCGCCGGGGAGTATGGTTTACGGCTACCCTTCGTTCTAGCGGCACTGTTCGCCGCGGTTGGCGTCGTCATCGGCTTTTACAGCTTTGCCGAAACCCTTCCCGAGACGGCTCGACGTCCGTTCAGCCTAAGCCGTGCGAACCCGATCGGATCATTGATCGCGATGCGCACGTCCCGCTTTATTCGACACGCGATCATCGTGCTCTTCCTCATCCAATTCGCGTTACAGGCGCAAATCGCGGTGTGGCCCTATTACGGTGCGGCGAGTTTCGGCTGGACACCCCTCACAACCGGATTAACGACGGCGCTGTACGGTATATTGATGGTGATCGTTCGCGCGCTGCTAACGCGGCGAGCCGTGAGCCGCTTTGGCGCAGGTACGACTGCGCGGATCGGAACCGTATTTGCCATTCCGTCTTACATCATTCTTGGTCTGGCACGGAACACGGAAACTGTCGTGTTGGCGATTCTGATTGGTTCGCTTGCGGGAATGACTTACCCAGCGCTCCAGACGTTGATGACGGCTAAAACCCGGCTTGACGAACAGGGGGAGTTGCAAGGTATTATGGCCAGCTCCAACGCCATCACCGCAATACTCGGCCCGGCGCTGATGACGTCGTTGTTCGAACGTTGTGTCGATCCGCACGGTGTCTATTTGCCGGGTGCTCCCTTTTTGTTTGGGGCGGTGCTGTTAATGATTGCCACAGCGCTGACGTGGCAGCTCACCGCATTCGATGATGTCAAAGCGCGCAGCGAGTGA
- a CDS encoding L,D-transpeptidase family protein, with product MISFAKHSLSLAALVAAIPSVAQVPVTPETAAPTPIPLVQPQLPLPTLNDAQRQELARLIAKDEVAQGLSRTPRTDLDRLDSASLVRVALDHARAVHGGRLMPSDFQKDWGIRPTAYDPLPGFADAVARDRLTSWMRSLPPPYQGYDTLAEGLARYRKIAAAGGWPMLTVAPSYGSSGPAVGRLRERLAIEDPELTGTGDRFDAALLEAVRRAQRRYGLNPAGQVGAQTLAALNVPVEQRIQSIMANLERWRWLPPTLDRRRVQVNIAAAVLTAFDGDRPIMSMRAVTGRPGNETPMLVSQISSIVINPPWNVPSSIATKELWPKERANPGYLKRNGFRVIDTGDGGKRLQQASEQSALGRFKFDFPNDFAVYLHDTPARSGFSKFDRLASHGCVRLEKPEDLAKLLMATTPEWQPDAIDAAVAAGKTVRAKMAEPVSVYLLYWSAFAGADGQVGFREDPYGWDGKLAATVERRSAAQALAAK from the coding sequence ATGATCTCGTTTGCCAAACACAGCCTTTCGCTCGCCGCGCTCGTTGCCGCGATCCCGTCCGTCGCGCAGGTTCCGGTAACGCCCGAAACCGCCGCGCCGACACCGATCCCGCTGGTCCAGCCGCAGTTGCCGCTCCCGACGCTCAACGATGCACAGCGGCAGGAACTGGCGCGGTTGATCGCGAAGGACGAAGTGGCGCAGGGGCTTAGCCGTACACCGCGGACCGATCTCGACCGGCTCGACAGCGCCTCGCTGGTGCGGGTCGCGCTCGATCATGCGCGGGCGGTGCATGGCGGGCGACTGATGCCTTCCGATTTCCAGAAGGATTGGGGCATCCGTCCGACTGCCTACGACCCGTTGCCCGGCTTTGCCGACGCGGTCGCGCGCGATCGGCTGACGAGCTGGATGCGCTCGCTCCCGCCGCCCTATCAGGGGTATGACACGTTGGCGGAGGGGCTGGCGCGCTATCGCAAGATCGCGGCGGCGGGCGGTTGGCCGATGCTGACCGTCGCGCCGAGCTACGGCAGCAGCGGCCCGGCGGTCGGCCGACTGCGGGAGCGGCTGGCGATCGAGGACCCGGAGCTGACCGGCACCGGTGACCGCTTCGACGCGGCGTTGCTGGAGGCGGTGCGCCGCGCGCAACGCCGCTATGGCCTCAACCCGGCCGGCCAGGTCGGCGCGCAGACGCTCGCCGCGCTCAACGTGCCGGTTGAGCAGCGCATCCAGTCGATCATGGCCAATCTGGAACGCTGGCGCTGGCTGCCGCCGACGCTCGATCGCCGACGCGTGCAGGTCAATATCGCGGCGGCGGTGCTGACCGCGTTCGATGGCGATCGGCCGATCATGTCGATGCGCGCGGTGACCGGACGGCCGGGCAACGAAACGCCGATGCTTGTCTCGCAGATCAGCAGCATCGTCATCAATCCGCCGTGGAATGTGCCCAGCTCGATCGCGACCAAGGAGTTGTGGCCCAAGGAGCGCGCCAATCCCGGCTATCTGAAGCGCAACGGCTTTCGCGTGATCGACACCGGTGACGGCGGCAAGCGACTGCAACAGGCGTCCGAGCAGAGCGCGCTGGGGCGGTTCAAGTTCGATTTTCCGAACGATTTCGCGGTCTACCTGCACGACACGCCCGCGCGTTCCGGCTTCTCGAAGTTCGACCGGCTCGCCAGCCACGGCTGCGTGCGGCTCGAGAAGCCCGAGGATCTCGCCAAATTGCTGATGGCGACGACGCCGGAGTGGCAGCCTGACGCGATCGATGCGGCGGTGGCCGCAGGGAAGACCGTGCGCGCGAAAATGGCCGAGCCAGTCAGCGTGTATCTGCTGTACTGGTCGGCATTTGCGGGTGCCGACGGACAGGTCGGCTTCCGCGAAGATCCCTATGGCTGGGACGGCAAGCTGGCTGCTACGGTCGAACGACGGTCCGCCGCGCAGGCGCTGGCGGCGAAGTGA